A single window of Halobacillus naozhouensis DNA harbors:
- a CDS encoding PadR family transcriptional regulator — protein MDNKVLRKLFLGFIHIHILHHAKEEAIYGSWMLEELREHGYEMSAGTLYPILHNMEIDQLLDREEVNVNGKIRKYYRITDKGETVLQEAREKAYELFKEIK, from the coding sequence TTGGATAATAAAGTATTGCGTAAATTATTTCTCGGATTTATTCACATTCATATTCTACATCATGCCAAGGAAGAGGCGATTTACGGTTCCTGGATGCTGGAAGAGTTGCGTGAACATGGCTATGAAATGAGCGCCGGAACGTTATATCCGATCCTTCACAATATGGAAATCGATCAGCTGCTGGATAGAGAAGAAGTCAACGTAAATGGGAAAATCAGAAAATATTACCGGATCACAGACAAGGGAGAAACTGTGCTTCAGGAAGCCCGAGAAAAGGCTTATGAACTTTTCAAGGAAATTAAGTAG
- a CDS encoding chromate transporter, whose translation MEKQSTNKSTFQVLLEILLASTKLGLTSFGGPVAHLAYFKDEYIDRRKWLDDKTYSDIIALCQFLPGPASSQVGISIGMLRGGILGGIVSWIGFTLPSIIVLVVFAMLYQTFTLGDAGFIHSLKIVAAAIVLHALIGLGKKLTPDKTRLAIAIVAAFIMLLYPSAWIQILIIVAAGVLGLTLFKGRAETNVKPFSVNISKKTGIISLGILVFGLVALPIVTAVTNNPLLNIFDIFFRVGSLVFGGGHVVLPMLEREVVPTGWMSPEEFLAGYGMAQAVPGPLFTFSSYLGTMMEGIGGAIVATIGIFLPSFLLVIAALPFLNELRKRSTFQGILMGVNASVVGILLAAFYDPVIKSSIFEASDFALGVVLFALLNIWKVPAWLIVILGVVGGYVINLIGM comes from the coding sequence ATGGAAAAACAATCAACCAACAAAAGTACGTTCCAAGTTTTATTAGAAATTCTATTGGCTTCGACAAAATTGGGGCTTACATCTTTCGGAGGCCCTGTTGCCCATCTTGCTTATTTTAAAGATGAATATATTGATCGCAGGAAATGGCTCGATGATAAAACGTACTCAGATATCATTGCCCTATGCCAGTTCCTGCCTGGGCCGGCAAGCAGCCAGGTGGGGATTTCAATCGGGATGCTGCGCGGAGGAATACTGGGAGGAATCGTGTCGTGGATCGGATTCACACTCCCATCAATCATAGTTCTCGTGGTCTTTGCCATGCTGTATCAAACGTTCACCTTAGGAGACGCAGGGTTTATTCATAGTTTGAAGATCGTCGCTGCGGCGATTGTCCTGCATGCTTTAATCGGGTTAGGGAAAAAACTGACCCCTGATAAAACACGGCTGGCTATCGCAATTGTAGCGGCCTTTATTATGCTGCTTTATCCTTCCGCGTGGATACAGATTCTCATCATTGTGGCAGCCGGGGTGCTGGGTTTGACGCTTTTTAAAGGTCGAGCCGAAACGAACGTCAAACCTTTTTCGGTTAACATTTCTAAGAAAACAGGAATCATTTCACTGGGGATTCTGGTCTTTGGTCTCGTCGCCCTGCCGATTGTTACAGCAGTGACGAACAACCCGTTGCTTAATATTTTTGATATCTTTTTCAGGGTAGGTTCACTGGTGTTTGGCGGCGGTCATGTGGTCCTGCCTATGCTGGAGCGAGAAGTTGTCCCAACGGGCTGGATGTCACCGGAAGAATTTCTGGCTGGATATGGCATGGCTCAGGCTGTTCCTGGCCCCTTATTTACGTTTTCCAGTTATTTAGGAACGATGATGGAAGGAATCGGCGGCGCGATCGTAGCAACGATCGGAATCTTTTTGCCATCGTTTCTGCTGGTTATCGCGGCGCTGCCGTTTTTAAATGAATTGCGTAAACGTTCTACTTTCCAGGGAATTCTAATGGGTGTGAACGCCAGTGTGGTCGGAATCTTATTAGCGGCATTCTATGACCCCGTGATCAAAAGTTCAATCTTTGAAGCATCCGACTTCGCCCTCGGTGTCGTACTATTCGCCCTGCTCAACATCTGGAAAGTCCCAGCCTGGCTCATCGTTATATTAGGAGTAGTCGGTGGCTATGTCATTAATTTAATAGGCATGTAG